GCCGGCAGAACCAGGTCAGTTGCGTAGATGTGCTGACCGGAGGTGCGGCCGGTGATGTCGACATCGATGCGAACCGGGACGTTGGTTGCATCAGCGGAGAGGCTGACGGTCATTTCTTCCTGGTTGACGACAACGGAGGGAGCAGGCTCGCCAATGAGGTGAACGGGAACGTCAACGATGACCTTCTCGCCCTTCTTAACGGTCAACAGGTCGATGTGCTCAACGATCTGAAGTACGGGGTCCTTCTGGACGTCCTTGACCAGGGCGAGGTGCTCAACGCCGTCGACCGTGACGCGCAGCAGAGCGTTGGAGGCGCGGATGGCGCGAACGGTTTCGCGCTCCGGCAGGACGATGTGCAGGGGTGCAACGCCGTGGCCGTAGATTACTGCGGGGATCTGCTTGGCGCGGCGGATGCGGCGTGCAGCGCCCTTGCCG
The Arthrobacter alpinus genome window above contains:
- a CDS encoding 50S ribosomal protein L25/general stress protein Ctc; its protein translation is MSDLNLIGEARNEFGKGAARRIRRAKQIPAVIYGHGVAPLHIVLPERETVRAIRASNALLRVTVDGVEHLALVKDVQKDPVLQIVEHIDLLTVKKGEKVIVDVPVHLIGEPAPSVVVNQEEMTVSLSADATNVPVRIDVDITGRTSGQHIYATDLVLPADAELENDSIMLIAHLAEQAAEAEAAPAAE